The Candidatus Eisenbacteria bacterium genomic interval CCGCGACACCGCCCGAAGTCCATTGCGGCGTGCTGAAGGCGTTGAAGCGCTGCGCGCGAATGTCCCGCCGGTACGGCACGCCGCCGGGTCCGACCACGGCGTTGTCTCTCATGTCCACCCAGCCGACGATGCACCCGCTCGCGCCGTCGTCCACGAGCCGGAGCGAACGCTGCACGGAGGCGTCCATGCCGGAGCTGACGACGACCTGGGCGTTGCCGGTCGAGCCCCACGAGGAGTTCACCGCGCCCGACGGAGTGACACGGGTCACGAACAGATCCGTGCCGCCGTTCGCGAAGTCCGTGGCCGAGAAGGCGATCGTCAGGCCGAGGGTGGCGTCCCAGATCGCGTCGGCGCACAGCACTTCGAAGTCCGCGTCCTCAAAGACCGTGTTTCCGAGCGCCCCCCAGGTGATCGCTCCGGTGACGTCCACGCGGCTGGCGCGCAGCCGCTCCGGCCCGGTCGAGTTGGTTTCCTCGGTCCAGACCGCCACCAGGCCGCCGCCGTCGGCAACGATTGTCTGCGCGCGCAGGTCGTCACCCGCCCCCGTCGAGCGGCTCAGGACGAGCCCGGCGGCGCCGAACTCGAGCGCTCCGGTCTTGGAGACGCGTTGCACGCGCACCGTGTCGGTTCCGCCGACCCCGCCCTGCCCGATCCACAGCGCGAGCAGCTCGCCACCCTTCGCCAGCGCCACCCGCGGCTGGCCGGTCATGCCGCTCGAGAGTCCACCCACCCGGATGCCGGGAAAGGCGATGGTCGCGTCGCCGTCGCCATCGAAGTGCTGCGCGTAGAGCCCGTTGACGAATCCGCTGCCCGAGAAGCCGTTGAAGTAGGCGACCCACACCCCGCCGCCGCCGTCGGCGAGCACGGACGGCGTGTTTCCGAGGCCCTCTCCGGGTCCGACGGGCAGCCCACGCTCACCGACCCAGACCGTCGCTCCGTCGCGATCGAGCCGCTGCACCTTGACCGAATCGGGCGACGTGCTGGCGTTCTGTCGGAACGCGACGAACATGCCCCCGTGTCCATCGGAGCACATGCTCGAGAAGCCGCCACCCGGCACGGGGAAGTCGAACGTGAAGGCGCTGTTCGTGACGACCGGGTTTCCGGCGGCGGCCCAGGCGGCGAAGACGGGTCGAGGCGCGAGCAGGACGAACAGGGCGAACAGCGGCGCGAGGATCGCGGCAAGGGCACGCATGGGACCTCCGGCTGGAGAGAGGTGGGTTCCAGGGGGTAGTGGCCCGGAAACCGCCGGAAGTCACACGATATTGTTCGAACGATCGGTCGGAGCAGGCCGCCCGTTCATTGTTTGGCCTGACCGAACGAAAGGGGGCGCGCCTCACGGCACGCCCCCAGAGCCAGCACGGGCTGGGCTCCTACTTGGAAAGCTGGCACATCGTGCTGATCACCCAGCCCTCGTTGCCCAGCTCGTCGTTGACCTTCCAGAACACGCCCTGCTTGTCGCCGGTCGGATAGAGCATCAAGCCGGGATCGAGGTCGCGCACGACGCTCGAGGTGTTCTTGGGCTCGGAGAAGAGCTTCGTGGCCTTGGCGACGGTGATCGCCTGCTGCACGTTGTTCGCCTTGGCGTCGGGCTGCACCTTCTGTACTTCCTCCATCAGCTTGATATAGGCGTCGAGGTACGCCATCGCCACCACCTGGCCGATCTCGGTGTTCGAGTAGCTGCTCGCGCCGGCCGCGGCGAACATTCCGAAGTAGCCGCCGCCGCCGGCGCCCCAGCCGAGGTTGGTCTTCTTGGCGTGGCCCTGAACCGTCGCGATGATCTCGGTCGAGCGCACGTCGGTCAGCGTCAGCACCACGTCGGCGGTCTTGCTCTTGAGGCTCACCCCGCCGAGCACCGCGCCCACGCCGCCGCCGAGCAGCCCGCCGACCACGCCGCCGATCTTGGTGCCCTTGGCGTTGTTGTTCCTGTTGGCGATGTCCGGCACGAGCGTGTAGTCGGCCGCCTTCATCTGGCCTTTGCCGATGTTCGATCCGCCGCGCATCTCGCCGCCCGAGGCGAGCGCGCGCTCCTGCTGCGCCGCCTGCAGGCCCTTGCCGCGGTCCACCAGCGTCCAGCACTTGCTCTGCTGCGCGTACACCTTGATGAGCGCCTCCGGCGATTCGAGGCCGAAGCGCGTCCACCACTTGTCTTCGGGTTCGTTCACCGCGAGCGTGCCGATCTTCTTGTCGCAGATCGGAATCTCGGTCTTCATCGCGGCTTCTTCCTTGTCCTTCGCGAACGCCTGCGTGACGCTCGCGAAGCCGATGGCGAGCGCGAGCAGCGCGAGGCCGCGAAGCGTCGGGACCGTGCGGTTCATGCCTACCTCCTGCGTGGGTCGCGGAATATGCTTCGGGAAACGATCGTGCCGGACGTGGGACCGTCTCAAAGGGGGAGCCCGGAAACTACCACGGCGGAGCGCGCGGAAAGCGCCAAATGTCGCCGCCCCGTGGGCTTGCATCAGCCCCGCCCGGCCAGGGACAGGGGCGGGATCCGGACCCGCCGCCACCCAGTTCGCGGTTGAACCCGCGTCTCTCGGCCGGGGATACTGACCCCATGCGTTCGCAAACGACCGCACGTTTGCTTCTCGCCCTGCTCGCGCTCTCGGGTGCCCTCCTGCCGGCTCTCACGGGCGGTTGCACCTTCAAGGATGTCCGCGGCCTGCATCGAGTCGAGGTGCCGGCGGGCGACCTGAAGCGCGCGCAACGGAGATCGGACGTGCTGGCGGCGCACCTGCGCGACGGTGGCGTCGTGCTCTTCAGCTCGTGGTCGGTGGACGATTCGATCCGGACCGTGGCCGGCACCGGTCGCCGCCTCGACCCCGATCGCCGTCCCGTCGCCGGGGAGTCGCACGTCGTGTCGCTCGATTCCGTCGCGCTCTTCGAGAGCCGACGGACGGATGTTCCCGCGGCGCTCGCGCCGATCACGCTCGTGACCGCGGCCAGCATCTCTCTCAGCGTCTACTGCCTGTGGAATCCGAAAGCCTGCTTCGGCTCGTGCCCCACCTTCTACGCCCATGTTGGGGATCGGCAGACGCTGGTGGCCGAAGGATTCTCGGCGAGCGTCGCGCCGGCGCTCGAGTACGACGACCTCGACGCGCTCGACCTCGTCCACGTGAATGGACCCCGGTTCACCCTGACGATGACGAACGAGGCGCTCGAGACGCACGTCGTCCGCCGCGCCGACCTGCTGCTCGTTCCGCGTGCGGGCGACGAGCGCGTCGTCGCGGACGAGAGCGGCACTCTGTGGGCCACCCGCGACTGGCTCGCTCCCGACGCGGCGCGGGATGAAGCGGGCGATTGCCGCGATGCGCTCGCAGCGCGGGATGCCGGGGAGCGAACGAGCCTCGCGGATTCCACGGACCTCGCCTCGTCCGAGTTCGTCACACTCTCCTTCGCCCGCGCGCCTCCGGGCGATCGCGCCCTGGTGATCGTCGCCCGGCAGTCGCTGCTCTCGACCTACGTCTTCTACCAGACGCTCGCCTGGATGGGCCGTTCCGCCGGGCGCTGGCTGGCTTCACTCGCGAGCGCGGACACCAGCCTCACCCGCCGCATCGAAGGCCCCGCGCGCGCGCTGGGGCCGATCGAAGTGCAGGTGCTGCAGGACGGCCGATGGGTTGCGGCGGGCCGCTTCCATGAAACCGGTCCGCTCGCCTGGGACTCGCGGCTCGTGCCGCTGCCCGCAGGTCCCGCGGGGCCGCTCGACGTGCGACTGCGGCTCACCCGCGGCATGTGGCGCATGGATCAGGTCGCGCTCGTCACCGTGGCGGGCCGGCGCGAGGTCCAGCGGATCCGTCCCGCGGCCGTCCTGCGGCGCGGCCATCCCGACCCGGCGGCGCTCGCTTCGCTGCTCACCGGCACGCCGCCACTCGTCACCTCGCCAGGAGACACGCTGGCGATCGAGTACGAGTTTCCGCCGGGCCTGCTTTCCGCCGAGGCGTTCCTCGAGACGCGCGGCTACTACCTCGAATGGATGCGCGAGGCCTGGATCGCCGAGGAGAATCCCGAAAGGCTCGCGCAGCTCCTGCTCGACCCCGCGGGCGCGCTGCGCCGCATGGCGCCGGAGTACAAGCGCCTCGAGCCGGAAATGGAGCGAAGCTTCTGGGGCAGCCGCTATGCGCGCTGACCGCGCCGCCTGGTGCGTGCTCGCCGTTGCCGGGATCGCGTCCCTGCCCGGCTGCACGGCGTCGACCGCGCCGCCCCGTTGGCTGCCGAACGCGGTGCAGGCCCGCGACGAGGCCTGGGGAGGCTGGGTGGAACTCACGACCGGCAAAGGGGCGGCCGCCGACACCGTCTCGGGCGAGTTGCTCGCCGTTTCGCAAGACAGCGTGTACACGTTGCGTGACACGCTCGTCCTGGCCACCGCACTGACGGAGGTCACCCGCGGGCGGCTCGAGTATTACGACCCACGGAGCGGCCAGCTCGCCAGGGCAACGCTCGCCGGCACGATCTCGACGATCTCGCACGGCATTGGCCTGATCGTTTCGGCGCCCCTCTGGATACTCGTGGGCTCGACCTCGACAGCGCTCGTGTCCGGCGACGGTAAGTACAGGCTCGATCCTGCGCGGCCACGCGATCGGGTCGTGGCGAAGCCCGGCGCCAAACGCGAGCGGCACGCTTCCTGGCGGGACCTGAGCCTGTACGCGCGCTATCCGAGTGGCTGGCCGGTGGGGCTGGATCGCGCCTCGCTGCACGAACGGCCCCTGCGAGAGATTCCGCGCAGGGTGCCACGGCAGCGCGGCCTCACGTCCTACTGAGAGCAGGCCGGAGCGCCGAACGCCAGCGACCACTGCCGCCACACGTTCCGCAGGCCTGGATCCCACGAACTGGTCGCCTCACCGCCGCCGCCGGAACCGTCCGCGGGGGCCACTGTCCGCTGGATCCCGCGGCGCCATCCGCCGTACTGACGCGCGAAATTTCTCATGAAACGCCGGCGCTGGTCCTGGGACAAACGGGCATCGAAGTCCGTCCACGTCCTTATCGGGAAGGAGATCGTCGTCATGCACCGCAGCCCACGGATCACCTCCGCGGCCCACGCCTCCTTCCTGGCCGGACGCCGGGGGAGTTTCGTCCCCGGCGCCGCGCTCTCGCTGGCCACCTGTCTGGTCTTCGCACTTGCCTCGGCTGCGGCGGGACACGACTCCGACCGGCACGACGGGCATGCCTCGCCCATGAGCGAGGCCACAATGCGGGCGCAGTCGGATGCCTACTGGTCGTCGCACGCCCGCGTCGGCTCGCCGGCGCCGGACGCGAAGCCGACGCGCGCGACCGCGGCGGCAACCTTCACCGTCTCGAACTTCAAGTTCGACGCCGGCGTCGCGGGCGCCGTGGACACGGCGAAGATCACCGCCGGCCAAACCGTGGACTGGGTGTGGAGCGGCGGCATTCACACGATCACCAATGGCGAGGGCAGCGGCGACCCCAACATGGGAACGATCTTCAATCAGCCGAGCGACTCCGGAAACCCGACCTTCTCGTTCACGTTCCCGAACCCCGGCACGTACCCGTTCTTCTGCGTGTTTCACGAGGACTTCAACATGCGCGGCGTGATCGTGGTTTCCGCCGTGACCGGCGTCGGGAACCCGAACGGTGGGGCACGGCTCGGCTTCACGCGCGACCCCGCGCCGAACCCCAGTTCGTCGGGCGTCCGATTCGAGTACGCCCTCGCCACTCCGGGGCACGTGCTCGCCGAGGTGTTCGACCCGGCGGGCCGGCGCGTGGCGGTGCTGGTGGACGCCGTCCGGCCCGCGGGCCCCGCCAGCGCGGCGTGGGACGGGCGGACGAGCGACGGGGCGGCGGCGACGGGAGTCTTCTACGTCCGATTGAGGCTGCCGGGCTTCGATCAGAGCCGGCGGGTCGTGCTTCGGCGCTAGGTGCCCGCTCGCGGGGGCGCACGCTCGCCGCGTCGTACCAGCTCACGTCCACGATCGCAGCGCCGCCGGGCCGTGGACAGGCGCCTGCCGCGACCGCCGTCCCGAATCCGCGCCGGGTTCGGGTCCAGGGCGCGCCCGGCCGTCCCACCTCCGGCTTGGACTCTTCCATCGAATCGCACACACTGCGTGCATGTCCCGCATCACCAGCGCCACGACCCGGCCCCTCAGCCGGATCCGCCCCTCGGGAGATCCCGGAAGGCTGCTGCTCCTGCCCGGGCAGGTCGTAAAGAGCCCCGAGACCGGCGTGAGCTACCACGTCGAATACCTGCTCGGCTCGGGCGGGTTCGGGCAGGCGTTTCGCGCCCGCCGCGACGACGACCCGCGCCAGCTCGTGTGCGTCAAGGCGAGCACGCACATGGACGGCTGGCTGCGCGAGGCCTACTTCGGACAGCTGCTCGAGGGTCAGCCGCGCGCGATCCGCGTGCACGACACGTTCCCGCTGGTGCTCGAGAACGGCTCGATCCTCTACTGCCTCGCGCTCGAGTACGCGCGCTACGGCGACCTGCGGCTGTTCCTGCGGCGCGCCGAACGGGCCTGGCCCGAGCGGCGGATCCGCACCGAGATCGCCGGCGTTCTCGAAGTGCTCGTCAAGCTCCACCGCGGCCAGCTCCTGCACCGCGATCTCACGCCGCTCAACGTGTTCGTCTGCGACGCGCAGGCGCTCAAGCTCGGCGACTTCGGCATCGCCCGCCAGCAAAGCGACCGTCGTGGCGTCACGGCGCGCACTATGAACTGGCTGACCGCGCCGACCGACATTCTCGAGGGCTCGGTGCCCAAGTGGCAGGCGCGCGACGACGTGTACCAGGTCGGCCAGTTGATCGGCATGCTGGTCCGCAAGGATGCCGACCGGCGCATCGGCACGGCGGACGTGCGCCGGCTCGATTGCAGCGACGAGCTCAAGGAGGTCGTCCACCGCTGCATCGGCGAGCGGCGCAAGCGCTACGAAAGCGCCGACGAGCTGATCGAGGCGCTGCGGAAACGGCCGGCGGCGCTGCGCTCCGGGGGTCTGCGCTCGCTCAAGGGAGTGCACCTCGCGTTCACGGGCGTGCTGCGGCGGCCACGCGCCGACGCGGCCCGCGCGGCGCGCCGCGCGGGCGCGGTCGTGCACGGCGGACCTTCGGCGCAAACGACGGTGCTCGTGCGTGGACGGCCGAACGCGCTGCAGGCGGCCGGGCGCGACGCGGGGCTCAAGCTGATGGAGGTGAAGCGCCTGCGCGACAGGGGCCACCGCATCACGATCCTCGATGAAGCACGGTTCTGGCGGCTCGCCGCGAAGCGCTGAGACGCGTCCGCTGGGTGCCCGGGCCCGCCGGGCGCCCCGACGGCGTCGTGGAATGCGCCCGGCACGTCGGGCGCCCGCGCGGGCGCGCCACGGGCGCCTCGCCCCGGCAGGGGCCTGCGCTGATCAGCGCAGGAGCATGGCCTTCTGCTTCGCCGCCTGAACTCCGTTGACGACGAGCCGCGGGAGGTACTCACCGGGTCCGAGCATTCGAGCCCCCTGGCCGCGGCCGTCCCAGCCGAGCTGATGCCGCCCCGCGACCGCTGCGGCGTCGGCGGCAGTGACGATAGGGACCACCTTCACGACTCTCGCTCCGACACCGGACAGGAAGTGGTGACCGATCCGCGCGGCACGACCGTCCGCGGCGGTGTGCACCGTCATCGTGGCGCGCATCACCACGATGCCGTTGTGTCGCTGCTGGAGGTACGCGTGGGTCGCACCGTTGTGGTCGCTCGAGTAGATGTCGGTGACGATGACGTCCGTGAGGTCGGCTTCCTCCGGCCCCCATCTCGGCCCGATTGGCTCGAATGTGCTCGAATGCCCGTCCTATCGCCTCGACGCGCGAAATCGCGGTGACCGCGCCGGCTCCCGGTCCGGCCAGGGTCGGGCGCTTCGGCCACGAGTCCGGACGGTGCCGGCGACGGGTGCCGACGCGCATCCGCCTAGCAGTCGTAGGCCGGGAATGAAGCGCATGCACCCGAAGTCCGAAGGCCGAGGCGCGCTCAGCCGCCCCGGCCTTCGACTTCACGGAGGAGCGTCACCGGGCCGCTTGACCCGGCCCGCCGGCAACGCTGCAACTTCCCCCCGATCGGCGAAGCCGTCGGGCGTCTCCGCGGCGCCACTCGTTGCTGGTGGCCCGCTCCGCCCGCCTCAACGGACGACGACGAACCTTCCGAAGTCAACGCGTTCGCCGTGCTCGAGGCGCACGAGGTAGACACCCGCCGGCAGCTTGGAGCCTCCGGCCTCGCGCGCGTTCCACGCAACGTGATGCAGCCCTGCCGGCATCGGCCCTTCCGACAGCGTTCCGACGCGCCTTCCCCCGATGTCGAACACGTCGAGCCGAATGTGCTCCTCGA includes:
- a CDS encoding peptidoglycan-binding protein, producing the protein MKTEIPICDKKIGTLAVNEPEDKWWTRFGLESPEALIKVYAQQSKCWTLVDRGKGLQAAQQERALASGGEMRGGSNIGKGQMKAADYTLVPDIANRNNNAKGTKIGGVVGGLLGGGVGAVLGGVSLKSKTADVVLTLTDVRSTEIIATVQGHAKKTNLGWGAGGGGYFGMFAAAGASSYSNTEIGQVVAMAYLDAYIKLMEEVQKVQPDAKANNVQQAITVAKATKLFSEPKNTSSVVRDLDPGLMLYPTGDKQGVFWKVNDELGNEGWVISTMCQLSK
- a CDS encoding protein kinase, with the protein product MSRITSATTRPLSRIRPSGDPGRLLLLPGQVVKSPETGVSYHVEYLLGSGGFGQAFRARRDDDPRQLVCVKASTHMDGWLREAYFGQLLEGQPRAIRVHDTFPLVLENGSILYCLALEYARYGDLRLFLRRAERAWPERRIRTEIAGVLEVLVKLHRGQLLHRDLTPLNVFVCDAQALKLGDFGIARQQSDRRGVTARTMNWLTAPTDILEGSVPKWQARDDVYQVGQLIGMLVRKDADRRIGTADVRRLDCSDELKEVVHRCIGERRKRYESADELIEALRKRPAALRSGGLRSLKGVHLAFTGVLRRPRADAARAARRAGAVVHGGPSAQTTVLVRGRPNALQAAGRDAGLKLMEVKRLRDRGHRITILDEARFWRLAAKR